The Allochromatium tepidum genome has a window encoding:
- a CDS encoding glycosyltransferase has translation MTVARSQYTSLVEIAVRYLPRMLHVLRTEGVGVLLRKLRRRLHIRPFASKGPPTLLALDEPFDPIAFPRHAAPCVSVVIVLQRPLRAIHHCLAALAGAETRTAFEVVLVAGTIDDRTRRLARYPGTRLIQVPSSTGLAAMLDQGARAARGDFIVFLSDDTQVQPGWLDVLVQSFEETPDAGLLGSRLLYPDGRQREVGRRIDPDGSTHRLGHLDDPDQPAHGYRRAVDACSPAALAIRAELFRRLDGFDPALVEADDLAADLARRVRADGRRVYCQPLSRVVRFGPVGECRGEPQPGLQPQTHVPADETPRRVLVVDSYMVTPDRESGSLRMLNLFRILQGLGYQVTFAAANLEAPQPYVADLQRQGFEVLYRPHVRSIARHLADEGARYDLVILSRADAAAQVMASVRHHCTRARIVFDTVDLHFLREQRLAELLGDRGTRLLAEARKRQELELMRQADLTLVVSEAERALLAVEAPDVAVRVVSNIHRIFGSANPPEARRDLLFIGAFSHPPNRDAVLFFCDEVMPRLRAHLPDLRLKVIGSDPPAEVLARAGDASGVDVLGYVPDVDPFFAGCKLSVAPLRYGAGVKGKINQSLAHGLPVVATGLAIEGMHLVDGESVLVADTAEAMAEAVIRLHQDPDLWRRLSAGGLAVMEAHFSFAAAERAVRAALIPESSS, from the coding sequence ATGACCGTCGCGCGTTCCCAATACACGAGTCTCGTCGAGATCGCCGTGCGCTATCTGCCGCGGATGCTGCATGTGCTGCGCACCGAGGGGGTCGGAGTCCTGCTGCGCAAGCTGCGCCGGCGGCTGCATATCCGCCCGTTCGCGTCCAAGGGACCGCCGACCCTGCTCGCACTCGACGAGCCCTTCGACCCCATCGCCTTTCCGCGTCATGCCGCGCCGTGCGTCTCGGTCGTCATCGTGCTCCAGCGGCCGCTGCGGGCCATCCATCACTGTCTCGCCGCGCTCGCCGGCGCCGAGACCCGGACCGCGTTCGAGGTCGTCCTGGTCGCCGGGACGATCGATGACAGGACGCGCCGACTCGCCCGCTATCCGGGCACGCGACTGATCCAGGTGCCGAGCAGCACCGGACTGGCCGCGATGCTCGACCAGGGGGCGCGCGCGGCTCGGGGCGACTTCATCGTCTTTCTGAGTGACGACACCCAGGTCCAGCCGGGCTGGCTGGATGTACTGGTGCAGAGCTTCGAGGAGACGCCGGACGCCGGTCTCCTCGGTAGCCGGCTGCTCTACCCCGACGGACGCCAGCGCGAGGTCGGACGCCGGATCGATCCCGACGGCTCGACGCACCGGCTGGGCCATCTGGACGACCCGGATCAACCCGCCCACGGCTATCGGCGCGCGGTCGACGCCTGTTCGCCGGCCGCGCTCGCGATCCGCGCCGAGCTGTTCCGACGCCTGGACGGTTTCGATCCGGCCCTGGTCGAGGCCGATGACCTGGCGGCCGACCTGGCCCGCCGTGTGCGCGCCGACGGGCGACGGGTCTACTGTCAGCCGCTCTCGCGCGTGGTCCGGTTCGGGCCCGTCGGCGAGTGCCGGGGCGAGCCGCAACCCGGTCTTCAGCCCCAGACGCACGTCCCGGCCGACGAGACGCCGCGGCGCGTGCTGGTGGTCGACAGCTACATGGTCACGCCCGACCGCGAGTCCGGCTCACTGCGTATGCTCAACCTCTTTCGCATCCTGCAGGGACTCGGTTATCAGGTGACCTTCGCCGCCGCCAATCTGGAGGCCCCTCAACCCTATGTCGCCGACTTGCAGCGCCAGGGGTTCGAGGTGCTCTATCGGCCCCATGTACGCTCGATCGCCCGTCATCTGGCCGACGAGGGCGCGCGCTATGATCTGGTGATCCTGAGCCGGGCCGATGCCGCCGCACAGGTCATGGCCTCCGTGCGGCACCACTGCACACGGGCGCGGATCGTCTTCGACACGGTCGACCTGCACTTCCTGCGCGAGCAGCGGCTCGCCGAGCTGCTCGGCGACCGCGGCACGCGCCTGCTGGCCGAGGCGCGCAAGCGTCAGGAGCTGGAACTGATGCGTCAGGCCGACCTGACCCTGGTGGTGAGCGAGGCCGAGCGCGCGCTGCTGGCCGTGGAGGCGCCGGACGTCGCCGTGCGCGTGGTCTCCAACATCCACCGGATCTTCGGTTCGGCCAACCCGCCCGAGGCACGGCGCGATCTGCTCTTCATCGGCGCCTTCTCGCATCCGCCCAACCGCGACGCCGTGCTCTTCTTCTGCGACGAGGTCATGCCGCGACTGCGCGCACATCTGCCCGATCTCAGGCTCAAGGTCATCGGCTCCGACCCGCCGGCCGAGGTGCTGGCGCGCGCTGGGGACGCATCCGGCGTCGACGTCCTGGGCTATGTGCCGGACGTCGACCCCTTCTTCGCCGGCTGCAAGCTGTCGGTGGCGCCGCTGCGCTACGGCGCCGGGGTCAAGGGCAAGATCAATCAAAGTCTCGCCCACGGACTGCCGGTCGTCGCCACCGGATTGGCGATCGAGGGCATGCATCTGGTCGATGGCGAATCCGTCCTGGTCGCCGACACGGCCGAGGCCATGGCCGAGGCGGTGATCCGTCTGCATCAGGATCCCGATCTCTGGCGGCGGCTGTCGGCGGGCGGCCTGGCGGTGATGGAAGCGCACTTCAGTTTCGCCGCCGCCGAACGGGCCGTGCGCGCGGCACTCATTCCGGAGTCCAGCTCGTGA
- a CDS encoding glycosyltransferase family 2 protein: MTDPDQPSIPAVSLILVNYNAGPLLTEAVGAALASSVPVEVIVSDNGSRDDSLDRLAQAHGRDARLRILENGANLGFAAANNRALPLARAERLLFLNPDCLVAPDTLERLIAILDARPEVGMIGCLVLDPDGTEQVACRRAIPDPRIALRRILRLDRLNRSGAGRRLDQRHQPLPTEPIEVEAISGSFMLTTRRALERVGPLDEGYFLHCEDLDWFVRFHEAGLKILFVPDVSVIHHKGACSTGDPLAVERHKHRGMERFFRKHQMQRHSRLFGALVIFGIRVHFGLKAIAIRLRSGSRR; this comes from the coding sequence GTGACCGATCCCGATCAACCGTCCATCCCGGCCGTCAGTCTCATCCTGGTCAACTACAACGCCGGTCCATTGCTCACAGAGGCGGTGGGCGCGGCGCTCGCCTCCAGCGTTCCGGTCGAGGTCATCGTCAGCGACAACGGCTCGCGTGACGACAGTCTGGATCGGCTCGCACAGGCCCATGGCCGGGATGCGCGTCTACGGATCCTGGAGAACGGGGCCAATCTGGGTTTCGCCGCCGCCAATAACCGGGCGCTGCCCCTGGCGCGCGCCGAGCGGCTGCTGTTCCTCAATCCCGACTGTCTGGTCGCGCCCGACACGCTCGAACGCCTGATCGCCATCCTCGACGCCCGCCCCGAGGTCGGGATGATCGGCTGTCTGGTACTCGATCCGGACGGCACCGAGCAGGTCGCCTGTCGGCGTGCGATTCCGGACCCCCGGATCGCGCTCCGGCGTATTCTGCGTCTTGACCGTCTGAATCGCTCAGGCGCCGGACGGCGTCTGGACCAGCGTCATCAGCCGCTGCCGACCGAGCCGATCGAGGTCGAGGCGATCTCCGGCTCCTTCATGCTGACGACCCGCCGTGCGCTGGAACGGGTCGGACCGCTCGACGAAGGCTATTTCCTGCATTGCGAGGATCTCGACTGGTTCGTGCGTTTCCATGAGGCCGGGCTGAAGATCCTGTTCGTGCCGGACGTCAGCGTGATCCATCACAAGGGCGCGTGCAGCACGGGCGATCCGCTGGCCGTCGAGCGCCACAAACATCGCGGCATGGAGCGTTTCTTCCGCAAGCATCAGATGCAGCGGCATTCACGACTGTTCGGCGCGCTCGTGATCTTCGGCATCCGGGTTCATTTCGGACTCAAGGCCATCGCGATTCGGCTGAGATCCGGGAGCCGTCGATGA
- a CDS encoding NAD-dependent epimerase/dehydratase family protein, whose product MTNTTQSDHLGPVLVTGATGQVGRRLVSALLATGHPVTVLTRSPESVRRLWPNDGVRVHAGDLTEAETLAGLGVGLKTVFHLASYAPRPDEPDLYNAPDHWRVTAEGTANLVAALAEAPIERLVHVSTVKAMGDRAGALGRPAGADTPPEPDCLYGRAKLAAERRVLEFGQARGIEASVMRLPMVYGLDGAGNIARMVEAVAAGRFPPWPRLDNRRSAIHVDDAIAAALLIAGHQASGDRTYIATDGRPYSTRWIYEQILSALGRPIPRWTVPLWMLRGAALGGTLAERRLGRRMPLTRDALVKLTGDAWYDSSAIAALGFVPRYGLADEIRRLVRRPAAGPAP is encoded by the coding sequence ATGACGAACACGACACAGTCCGATCATCTCGGCCCGGTCCTGGTGACGGGAGCGACCGGGCAGGTCGGGCGCCGTCTGGTCTCGGCCCTGCTCGCCACCGGGCACCCGGTGACCGTCCTGACCCGTTCGCCCGAGTCGGTACGGCGGTTGTGGCCGAACGACGGGGTCAGGGTGCATGCGGGCGATCTGACCGAGGCCGAGACGCTCGCCGGACTCGGCGTAGGGCTGAAGACCGTCTTCCATCTGGCCAGCTATGCCCCGCGCCCCGACGAGCCGGATCTCTACAACGCGCCCGATCACTGGCGCGTGACCGCCGAGGGCACGGCCAATCTGGTCGCGGCACTCGCCGAAGCGCCGATCGAGCGGCTGGTCCATGTCAGCACCGTCAAGGCAATGGGCGATCGCGCGGGCGCGCTCGGCCGGCCGGCCGGTGCCGACACGCCACCCGAGCCGGACTGTCTCTATGGCCGCGCCAAGCTCGCCGCCGAGCGCCGCGTGCTCGAATTCGGCCAAGCGCGCGGGATCGAGGCCAGTGTGATGCGTCTGCCGATGGTCTATGGACTCGACGGCGCCGGCAACATCGCGCGCATGGTCGAGGCCGTGGCCGCCGGACGCTTCCCGCCCTGGCCGCGCCTCGACAACCGGCGCTCGGCGATCCATGTCGATGACGCCATCGCCGCCGCGCTCCTGATCGCCGGTCATCAGGCGAGCGGCGACCGGACCTATATCGCCACCGATGGCCGGCCCTATTCGACGCGCTGGATCTATGAGCAGATCCTGTCGGCGCTGGGGCGTCCCATCCCGCGCTGGACGGTGCCGCTGTGGATGCTTCGAGGCGCCGCACTCGGCGGCACGCTCGCCGAGCGTCGGCTGGGGCGACGGATGCCGTTGACGCGCGATGCGCTCGTGAAGCTGACGGGCGATGCCTGGTACGACTCCAGCGCCATCGCGGCCCTGGGATTCGTGCCCCGGTACGGGCTGGCGGACGAGATCAGGCGTCTGGTGCGGCGTCCGGCGGCTGGACCCGCTCCATGA